Proteins encoded together in one Pseudomonas sp. ADAK13 window:
- the phaC gene encoding class II poly(R)-hydroxyalkanoic acid synthase has product MSNKNNDDLKRQASENTLGLNPIIALRKKDLLASARMVLTQAIKQPLHSVKHVAHFGVELKNVVFGKSQLTPESDDRRFNDPAWTQNPLYKRYLQTYLAWRKELHDWIADSNLSEHDISRGHFVINLMTEAMAPTNSAANPAAVKRFFETGGKSLLDGLSHLAKDMVHNGGMPSQVNMGAFEVGKSLGTTEGAVVFRNDVLELIQYRPITEQVHERPLLVVPPQINKFYVFDLSPDKSLARFCLRNNQQTFIVSWRNPTKAQREWGLSTYIEALKEAVDVVTAITGSKDINMLGACSGGITCTALLGHYAALGEKKVNALTLLVSVLDTTLDTQVALFVDEQTLEAAKRHSYQAGVLEGRDMAKVFAWMRPNDLIWNYWVNNYLLGNEPPVFDILFWNNDTTRLPAAFHGDLIELFKNNPLVRANALEVCGTPIDLKQVTADIYSLAGTNDHITPWQSCYKSAQLFGGKVEFVLSSSGHIQSILNPPGNPKSRYQTSDTMPGKALDWQENATKHTDSWWLHWQAWQAERSGKLKKAPTALGNKAYAAAEAAPGTYVHER; this is encoded by the coding sequence ATGAGTAACAAGAACAACGATGACTTGAAACGCCAGGCCTCGGAAAACACCCTGGGGCTGAACCCGATCATCGCGTTACGGAAAAAGGATTTACTGGCATCCGCTCGGATGGTGCTGACCCAGGCCATCAAACAACCGTTGCACAGCGTCAAGCACGTCGCGCATTTTGGCGTCGAATTGAAGAACGTGGTGTTCGGCAAATCACAGCTGACACCCGAGAGCGACGACCGTCGTTTCAACGACCCGGCGTGGACCCAGAACCCGCTCTACAAACGTTACCTGCAAACCTACCTGGCGTGGCGCAAGGAGCTGCACGACTGGATCGCCGACAGCAACCTGTCGGAACACGACATCAGCCGCGGCCACTTCGTCATCAACCTGATGACCGAAGCCATGGCACCCACCAACAGCGCGGCCAACCCGGCGGCGGTCAAACGCTTCTTCGAGACCGGTGGCAAAAGCCTGCTGGATGGCCTGTCACACCTGGCCAAAGACATGGTGCACAACGGCGGTATGCCGAGCCAGGTCAACATGGGCGCTTTTGAAGTGGGCAAAAGCCTGGGCACCACCGAAGGCGCCGTGGTGTTTCGCAACGACGTGCTGGAGCTGATCCAGTACCGGCCGATCACCGAACAGGTGCACGAACGCCCGCTGCTGGTGGTACCGCCGCAGATCAACAAGTTCTATGTATTCGACCTGAGCCCGGACAAGAGCCTGGCGCGCTTCTGCCTGCGCAATAACCAACAGACCTTTATCGTCAGCTGGCGCAACCCGACCAAGGCCCAGCGCGAGTGGGGCCTGTCGACTTATATCGAGGCGCTCAAAGAAGCGGTCGATGTGGTGACGGCGATCACCGGCAGTAAAGACATCAACATGCTCGGCGCCTGCTCCGGCGGCATCACCTGCACCGCGCTGCTGGGCCACTACGCGGCGCTGGGCGAGAAGAAGGTCAACGCCCTGACCCTGCTGGTGAGCGTGCTGGACACCACCCTGGACACCCAGGTGGCGCTGTTCGTCGACGAGCAGACCCTGGAGGCGGCCAAGCGCCACTCCTACCAGGCCGGCGTGCTGGAAGGCCGCGACATGGCCAAGGTGTTTGCCTGGATGCGCCCCAATGACCTGATCTGGAATTACTGGGTCAACAACTACCTGCTGGGCAACGAGCCGCCGGTGTTCGACATCCTGTTCTGGAACAACGACACCACCCGTCTGCCCGCCGCATTCCATGGCGACCTGATCGAGCTGTTCAAGAACAACCCGCTGGTGCGCGCCAATGCCCTGGAAGTGTGCGGCACGCCGATCGACCTGAAGCAGGTGACCGCCGATATCTACTCCCTGGCCGGCACCAACGACCACATCACGCCGTGGCAGTCCTGCTACAAGTCGGCACAGCTGTTTGGTGGCAAGGTGGAGTTCGTGCTGTCCAGCAGCGGGCATATCCAGAGCATCCTGAATCCGCCGGGCAACCCCAAGTCGCGCTACCAGACCAGCGATACGATGCCGGGCAAAGCGCTGGATTGGCAGGAAAATGCCACCAAGCACACTGATTCATGGTGGCTGCACTGGCAGGCGTGGCAGGCGGAGCGGTCGGGCAAGCTGAAAAAGGCGCCGACCGCACTGGGCAATAAAGCGTACGCAGCGGCTGAAGCGGCGCCGGGCACTTACGTACACGAAAGGTAG
- the phaZ gene encoding poly(3-hydroxyalkanoate) depolymerase yields the protein MPQPFIFRTIDLDGQAIRTAVRPGKPHLTPLLIFNGIGANLELVFPFVQALDPDLEVIAFDVPGVGGSSTPSRPYRFPGLAKLTARMLDYLDYGQVNAVGVSWGGALAQQFAYDYPERCKKLILAATAAGAFMVPGKPKVLWLMASPRRYIQPSHVVRIAPMIYGGSFRRDSKLAAEHASKVRSAGKLGYYWQLFAGLGWTSIHWLHKIKQPTLVLAGDDDPLIPLVNMRMLAWRIPNAQLHIIDDGHLFLITRAEAVAPIIMKFLQEERLRAVIHPQPAL from the coding sequence ATGCCGCAACCGTTCATCTTCCGTACCATCGACCTGGATGGCCAAGCCATCCGCACGGCGGTACGCCCGGGCAAGCCTCACTTGACGCCGCTGCTGATTTTCAACGGCATCGGCGCCAACCTTGAGCTGGTGTTTCCGTTCGTCCAGGCCCTGGACCCGGACCTGGAAGTGATTGCCTTTGATGTGCCGGGCGTCGGCGGTTCGTCGACGCCCAGCCGGCCTTATCGTTTCCCTGGCCTGGCCAAGCTCACCGCACGCATGCTCGATTACTTGGACTATGGCCAGGTCAACGCGGTAGGCGTTTCCTGGGGCGGGGCACTGGCGCAGCAGTTTGCGTATGACTACCCGGAGCGCTGCAAGAAGCTGATTCTCGCCGCCACCGCCGCCGGTGCCTTCATGGTGCCGGGCAAACCCAAAGTCTTGTGGTTGATGGCCAGCCCCAGGCGCTATATCCAGCCGTCCCACGTGGTGCGCATTGCGCCGATGATCTACGGCGGCTCCTTCCGCCGGGATTCGAAACTGGCCGCCGAACACGCCAGCAAAGTGCGTTCGGCGGGCAAGCTGGGTTACTACTGGCAACTGTTCGCCGGGCTTGGCTGGACCAGCATCCACTGGCTGCACAAGATCAAGCAGCCGACCCTGGTGCTGGCCGGCGATGACGACCCGCTGATCCCGCTGGTCAACATGCGCATGCTGGCCTGGCGCATACCCAACGCCCAACTGCACATCATCGACGACGGTCATCTGTTCCTGATTACCCGGGCCGAAGCGGTGGCGCCGATCATCATGAAGTTTCTCCAGGAGGAACGCCTGCGGGCGGTGATTCACCCGCAACCCGCGCTTTAG
- the phaC gene encoding class II poly(R)-hydroxyalkanoic acid synthase: protein MRERPVSNPVPTPAAFINIESAITGLRGRDLLSTLRSVAAHGLRNPVHTARHALKLGGQLGRVLLGETVHEPNPADSRFADPTWQLNPFYRRSLQAYLSWQKQTRHWIDDSNLSPDDRARAHFAFALLNDAVSPSNTLLNPLAIKELLNSGGNSVVRGVSNLFDDLLHNNGLPRQVTKQAFEVGKTVATTPGSVVFRNELLELIQYKPMSEKQYAKPLLVVPPQINKYYIFDLSPNNSFVQFALKNGLQVFMVSWRNPDVRHREWGLSTYVAALEEALNVCRAITGAREVNLMGACAGGLTIAALQGHLQAKRQLRRVSSASYLVSLLDSQIDSPATLFADEQTLEAAKRRSYQQGVLDGRDMAKVFAWMRPNDLIWNYWINNYLLGKEPPAFDILYWNNDNTRLPAALHGDLLDFFKHNPLSHPGGLEVCGTPVDLQKVTVDSFSVGGINDHITPWDAVYRSTQLLGGDKRFILSNSGHIQSILNPPGNPKANYVENLKLSSDPRAWYYDANHVEGSWWPNWLAWIQQRSGVQRETLTALGNQNYPPMEAAPGTYVRVR, encoded by the coding sequence ATGCGAGAAAGACCCGTATCGAACCCGGTGCCCACACCCGCCGCGTTCATCAATATTGAAAGTGCGATCACCGGCCTGCGCGGCCGGGATCTGCTGTCGACCCTGCGCAGCGTCGCCGCACACGGCCTGCGCAACCCGGTGCACACCGCCCGTCACGCCCTTAAGCTGGGCGGGCAATTGGGCCGCGTGTTGCTGGGGGAAACGGTGCACGAGCCGAACCCGGCCGACAGCCGCTTCGCCGACCCGACCTGGCAGCTCAACCCGTTTTATCGGCGCAGCCTGCAAGCCTACTTGAGCTGGCAAAAACAAACCCGCCACTGGATCGACGACAGCAACCTCAGCCCCGACGACCGGGCACGGGCGCACTTTGCCTTTGCCCTGCTCAACGATGCGGTGTCGCCGTCCAACACGTTGCTCAATCCGCTGGCAATCAAGGAACTGCTCAACTCCGGCGGCAACAGCGTGGTGCGTGGCGTCAGCAACCTGTTCGACGACCTGCTGCACAACAATGGCCTGCCGCGCCAGGTCACCAAGCAGGCCTTTGAAGTCGGCAAGACGGTAGCCACCACGCCCGGCTCGGTGGTGTTTCGCAATGAGCTGCTGGAGTTGATCCAGTACAAGCCCATGAGCGAAAAACAGTACGCCAAGCCGCTGCTGGTGGTGCCGCCGCAAATCAACAAGTACTACATTTTCGACCTGAGCCCGAACAACAGCTTTGTCCAGTTCGCCCTGAAAAATGGCCTGCAGGTGTTTATGGTCAGCTGGCGCAACCCGGACGTACGGCATCGGGAGTGGGGCCTCTCCACCTACGTCGCCGCCCTGGAAGAAGCGCTGAACGTGTGCCGCGCAATCACCGGCGCCCGCGAGGTCAACCTGATGGGCGCCTGCGCCGGTGGCCTGACCATCGCCGCGCTGCAAGGCCATCTACAGGCCAAGCGCCAGCTGCGCCGCGTCTCGAGCGCCAGCTACCTGGTGAGCCTGCTGGACAGCCAGATCGACAGCCCCGCCACCCTCTTCGCCGACGAACAGACCCTGGAAGCCGCCAAGCGCCGCTCGTATCAGCAAGGCGTACTCGACGGCCGGGACATGGCCAAAGTGTTCGCCTGGATGCGCCCCAATGACCTGATCTGGAATTACTGGATCAACAACTACCTGCTGGGCAAGGAACCGCCGGCGTTCGACATCCTGTACTGGAACAACGACAACACCCGCCTGCCCGCCGCGCTGCATGGCGACTTGCTGGACTTCTTCAAACACAACCCGCTGAGCCACCCCGGTGGCCTGGAAGTCTGCGGCACACCCGTCGACTTGCAGAAGGTCACGGTGGACAGCTTCAGCGTGGGCGGGATCAACGACCACATCACGCCGTGGGATGCGGTGTACCGCTCCACCCAACTGCTGGGCGGCGACAAGCGCTTCATTCTGTCCAACAGCGGGCATATCCAGAGCATCCTCAACCCGCCGGGCAACCCCAAGGCCAACTACGTCGAAAACCTCAAGCTGAGCAGCGACCCGCGCGCCTGGTACTACGACGCCAATCACGTCGAAGGCAGCTGGTGGCCCAATTGGCTGGCGTGGATCCAGCAACGTTCCGGGGTGCAGCGCGAAACCCTGACCGCCCTGGGCAACCAGAATTACCCACCGATGGAAGCGGCGCCGGGCACGTATGTGCGGGTCCGCTGA
- a CDS encoding TetR/AcrR family transcriptional regulator, which yields MKTRDRILECALQLFNHKGEPNVSTMEVANEMGISPGNLYYHFHGKEPLVLGLFERFQAELAPLLDPPEDAQLAAEDYWLFLHLIVERMAHYRFLFQDLSNLAGRLPKLAKGIRNLLTALKRTLASLLARLKTDGQLVSDTQALGQLVEQITMTLLFSLDYQRILDREGEVRVVVYQIMMLVAPHLLMPARLATERLALRYLDDAD from the coding sequence ATGAAGACCCGCGACCGTATCCTTGAGTGTGCCTTGCAGTTGTTCAACCACAAGGGCGAGCCGAACGTGTCGACCATGGAGGTGGCCAATGAAATGGGGATCAGCCCGGGCAATCTCTATTACCACTTCCATGGCAAGGAGCCGCTGGTGCTCGGGCTGTTCGAGCGTTTCCAGGCCGAGTTGGCGCCGTTGCTCGACCCGCCTGAGGACGCTCAACTGGCGGCCGAGGATTACTGGCTGTTCCTGCACCTGATCGTGGAGCGCATGGCGCACTATCGGTTTCTGTTCCAGGACTTGTCGAACCTGGCGGGACGCTTGCCGAAACTGGCCAAGGGCATTCGCAACCTGCTGACGGCGCTCAAGCGCACGCTGGCCTCGTTGCTGGCCCGGCTAAAGACGGACGGGCAATTGGTCAGTGATACCCAGGCATTGGGGCAGTTGGTGGAACAGATCACCATGACCCTGCTGTTTTCCCTGGACTACCAACGGATTCTCGACCGTGAAGGTGAGGTGCGGGTGGTGGTGTACCAGATCATGATGCTGGTGGCGCCGCACTTGCTGATGCCGGCGAGGCTGGCGACAGAGCGTTTGGCGCTGCGTTACCTGGACGACGCGGACTAA
- a CDS encoding phasin family protein, whose translation MAVKKTTDKEGSSWIGEVEKYSRKIWLAGLGVYSKVSSDGGKYFETLVKDGEKAEKLTKSTVGKQVDAAKASAGSAKSRISDKWGELEGAFDKRLNSAISRLGVPSRTEVKALHSKVDTLTRQIEKLTGVKAAPVAAKTAAAKPAAKPAAKTAAAKPAAKTAAKPLVKAAAKPAAKPAAKAPAKAAAKPAAKPAAKTAAAKPAAKPAAKPVAAKAAAKPAAKPAAKPAAKAAAKPAAKPAAKPAAKTAAAKPAAAKPAAKPAAAKPAAKPVAAKPAAAKPVAAKPAAKPAAAKKPAVAKKPAAPKPAVAAKPATPAPATNSVTPPTPAAATPTATPATPTPTSQS comes from the coding sequence ATGGCTGTTAAAAAGACTACTGATAAAGAAGGCAGCTCGTGGATCGGGGAAGTTGAAAAATACTCCCGCAAGATCTGGCTGGCTGGTTTAGGCGTGTACTCGAAGGTGAGCAGTGACGGCGGCAAATACTTCGAGACTTTGGTTAAAGACGGCGAGAAGGCCGAGAAGTTGACCAAGAGCACAGTGGGTAAACAAGTCGATGCGGCAAAGGCTTCCGCCGGTTCTGCCAAATCACGTATCAGCGACAAGTGGGGCGAACTGGAAGGGGCTTTTGACAAGCGCCTGAACAGTGCCATTTCGCGACTGGGCGTGCCTAGCCGTACTGAAGTGAAAGCGCTGCACAGCAAGGTCGATACATTGACCCGGCAAATCGAAAAACTGACCGGCGTTAAAGCGGCGCCCGTTGCGGCTAAAACTGCAGCGGCCAAACCGGCTGCCAAGCCAGCCGCGAAAACGGCTGCTGCCAAGCCTGCTGCAAAAACCGCCGCCAAACCTCTGGTCAAGGCCGCCGCCAAACCGGCCGCCAAGCCAGCGGCCAAAGCGCCTGCCAAAGCTGCCGCAAAACCGGCGGCCAAGCCAGCGGCTAAAACCGCAGCGGCTAAACCGGCCGCCAAGCCTGCCGCTAAACCAGTGGCCGCTAAAGCAGCTGCAAAACCTGCGGCTAAACCCGCAGCCAAGCCGGCAGCAAAAGCAGCAGCCAAACCGGCCGCCAAGCCTGCAGCCAAGCCCGCGGCGAAAACCGCAGCCGCTAAACCTGCTGCAGCGAAGCCTGCTGCCAAGCCAGCTGCTGCGAAACCTGCAGCCAAGCCGGTTGCCGCCAAACCTGCGGCTGCAAAACCTGTAGCGGCCAAGCCTGCTGCAAAACCGGCCGCGGCGAAGAAGCCTGCCGTAGCCAAAAAACCAGCAGCGCCAAAGCCAGCGGTCGCGGCCAAGCCTGCAACCCCGGCACCGGCGACCAACTCGGTCACTCCACCGACGCCTGCTGCTGCAACCCCGACTGCAACGCCGGCAACCCCGACGCCTACCAGTCAGTCCTGA
- a CDS encoding phasin family protein, with protein MAKVILKKKIATGTNALIDVKSYARKIWLAGLGAYAKVGSEGAEYFKELVKTGQHIESKGKKVVIEQLDAANSQIDQVKSEVFGVKGRVEVQLDKVERAFDSRVGSALNRIGIPSKHDVETLSAKLDELTALLERVARKH; from the coding sequence ATGGCCAAAGTTATTTTGAAGAAAAAAATTGCTACCGGAACTAACGCCCTGATCGACGTTAAATCCTATGCCCGCAAGATCTGGCTGGCCGGTTTGGGGGCTTATGCCAAGGTCGGCAGCGAGGGCGCCGAGTACTTCAAGGAACTCGTTAAGACCGGTCAACATATTGAAAGTAAAGGCAAAAAAGTTGTGATTGAACAACTTGATGCGGCCAACAGTCAGATTGATCAAGTCAAGAGCGAAGTCTTCGGCGTCAAAGGTCGAGTCGAAGTGCAACTGGATAAAGTTGAAAGAGCTTTTGATAGTCGTGTTGGAAGTGCCTTGAATCGGATCGGCATTCCGTCTAAACATGACGTGGAGACACTCTCTGCTAAGCTCGATGAGCTGACGGCATTGCTCGAACGTGTCGCGCGTAAACACTAA
- a CDS encoding polyhydroxyalkanoic acid system family protein: MARIQVERAHTLGKDAAREKADKLASKLKEQYGLESSWVGDTLNLKRSGVKGTVKVAEDSLRIDVELGLLMSAMSGTIKSEIEKALDKALA, from the coding sequence ATGGCCCGCATACAGGTTGAACGTGCCCACACACTGGGCAAGGACGCTGCCCGCGAAAAAGCCGACAAGTTGGCGAGCAAACTCAAGGAGCAATATGGCCTGGAGTCTTCGTGGGTCGGCGACACACTGAATCTCAAACGCTCGGGAGTTAAAGGCACCGTGAAAGTGGCTGAAGATTCCCTGCGCATCGACGTGGAACTGGGACTGTTGATGTCGGCCATGAGTGGCACCATCAAGTCCGAAATCGAGAAGGCGCTGGATAAAGCCCTGGCCTGA
- the ubiE gene encoding bifunctional demethylmenaquinone methyltransferase/2-methoxy-6-polyprenyl-1,4-benzoquinol methylase UbiE → MTDQRKGSDAEPTTHFGFKNVPESQKAEKVAEVFHSVAAKYDLMNDVLSGGMHRLWKRFTIELSGVRTGNRVLDIAGGTGDLAAKFSKLVGPTGQVILADINGSMLKVGRDRLLDKGVAGNIEFVQADAEKLPFPDNHFDCVTIAFGLRNVTHKEDALRSMLRVLKPGGRLLVLEFSKPTNALMSKVYDTYSFAFMPLMGKLITNDAESYRYLAESIRMHPNQETLKSMMVEAGFDRVTYHNMTSGIVALHRGIKP, encoded by the coding sequence ATGACTGATCAGCGCAAAGGCAGCGATGCCGAACCCACCACTCACTTCGGCTTCAAGAACGTCCCGGAAAGCCAGAAAGCCGAAAAAGTCGCCGAGGTGTTCCACTCGGTAGCCGCCAAGTACGACTTGATGAACGACGTGCTGTCCGGCGGCATGCACCGCCTGTGGAAGCGCTTCACCATCGAGTTGTCGGGCGTACGTACCGGCAACCGCGTGCTGGATATTGCCGGCGGCACGGGCGACCTGGCCGCCAAGTTCTCCAAGCTGGTGGGCCCGACCGGCCAGGTGATATTGGCCGACATCAACGGCTCGATGCTCAAGGTCGGTCGTGATCGCCTGCTGGACAAAGGCGTGGCGGGCAACATCGAGTTCGTCCAGGCCGACGCTGAAAAGCTGCCGTTCCCGGACAACCATTTCGACTGCGTGACCATCGCCTTCGGCCTGCGTAACGTGACCCACAAGGAAGACGCGCTGCGCTCCATGTTGCGCGTACTCAAGCCCGGCGGTCGCCTGCTGGTGCTGGAGTTCTCCAAGCCGACCAACGCGCTGATGTCCAAGGTCTACGACACCTACTCGTTCGCCTTCATGCCGTTGATGGGCAAGCTGATCACCAATGACGCCGAAAGCTACCGTTACCTGGCTGAATCGATCCGCATGCACCCCAACCAGGAAACCCTGAAGTCGATGATGGTGGAAGCCGGTTTCGACCGCGTGACCTACCACAACATGACCTCGGGCATCGTCGCCCTGCACCGCGGCATCAAGCCCTGA
- a CDS encoding ubiquinone biosynthesis accessory factor UbiJ, giving the protein MLFAGLLASVEHGLNRVLRLDSTALARLAHLNGKIIAVDCTSPALQLFILPSDEGLLLATHWAADADCTLRASGSSLLRLALSRDKTAILHGPDVTLTGDSTVLMDLAAVLQDLELDWEYELSRWLGPVATQLISGHLRSRTRWYQQGFASLNQNLAEYLSEESRTLVGQREAEARFRELDQAKLDLERLEARFERLSRSLNSSDNA; this is encoded by the coding sequence ATGTTGTTCGCAGGCCTTCTCGCCAGCGTTGAACACGGCCTCAACCGTGTTTTGCGCCTGGACAGCACCGCCCTGGCGCGGCTGGCACACCTGAACGGCAAGATCATCGCCGTGGATTGCACCAGCCCGGCCTTGCAGCTGTTTATCCTGCCCAGCGATGAAGGCCTGTTGCTGGCGACCCACTGGGCCGCCGACGCCGACTGCACCCTGCGTGCTTCCGGCTCCAGCCTGCTGCGCCTGGCCCTGAGCCGGGACAAAACAGCGATCCTCCACGGCCCGGACGTTACGCTCACAGGCGACAGCACAGTGCTGATGGACCTGGCGGCGGTGCTGCAAGACCTGGAACTGGATTGGGAATATGAGCTGTCCCGTTGGCTCGGCCCGGTGGCCACCCAACTGATCAGCGGTCACCTGCGCAGCCGGACGCGCTGGTACCAGCAGGGCTTCGCCAGCCTGAACCAGAACCTCGCCGAATACCTGAGCGAAGAATCGCGCACCCTGGTCGGACAACGGGAAGCGGAAGCGCGCTTTCGTGAACTCGACCAGGCCAAACTCGACCTGGAACGACTTGAGGCGCGCTTCGAGCGCCTGAGCCGCTCCCTGAATTCAAGCGATAACGCATGA
- the ubiB gene encoding ubiquinone biosynthesis regulatory protein kinase UbiB — protein MKLLAVRRLFRIQRVVIRYRLDDLLFALPLPWFLLAVRYVLPWRWFPRKTLDLSRGARLRLALQDLGPIFIKFGQILSTRRDLLPEDIADELMLLQDRVPPFDSQLAVTLIEEQLGKKISEVFSRFDIAPLASASVAQVHAAQLKSGEEVVVKVIRPGLKPIIGQDLAWLFILARAAERFSADARLLHPVDVVLDYEKTIYDELDLLREAANASQLKRNFEGSPLLYVPQVYWDWCRPKVLVMERIYGVQVTDLATLADQRTNMKMLAERGVEIFFTQVFRDSFFHADMHPGNIFVSTVNPWSPQYIAIDCGIVGSLTPEDQDYLARNLFAFFKRDYRRVAQLHIDSGWVPAETKLNEFEAAIRTVCEPIFEKPLKDISFGQVLMRLFQTARRFNMEVQPQLVLLQKTLLNIEGLGRQLYPDLDLWNTAQPFLERWMRERVSPKTLLGNLQSQVEQLPHLANMTRDLLERMSQPHAKDPAPPWHKRKDDWFLRLLGAAHLVGGTILAAGGPLNELGHWPAGIMVAVGVYLIVRR, from the coding sequence ATGAAGCTGCTCGCCGTCCGCCGTTTGTTTCGTATCCAGCGCGTCGTAATCCGCTACCGCCTCGATGACCTGCTGTTCGCCCTGCCGCTGCCGTGGTTTCTGCTGGCGGTGCGCTATGTGCTGCCGTGGCGCTGGTTCCCGCGCAAAACCCTCGACCTGAGCCGTGGCGCACGCCTGCGCCTGGCATTGCAGGACCTGGGGCCGATCTTCATCAAGTTCGGGCAGATCCTCTCCACCCGCCGCGACCTGCTGCCCGAAGACATCGCCGACGAACTGATGCTGTTGCAGGACCGCGTCCCGCCGTTTGACTCGCAACTGGCGGTCACGCTGATTGAAGAGCAGCTCGGCAAGAAGATCAGTGAAGTCTTCAGCCGCTTTGACATTGCGCCGCTGGCCTCAGCCTCGGTGGCCCAGGTGCATGCCGCGCAGCTCAAAAGCGGCGAAGAAGTGGTGGTGAAGGTCATCCGCCCGGGCCTCAAGCCGATCATCGGCCAGGACCTGGCGTGGCTGTTCATCCTCGCCCGCGCCGCCGAGCGTTTCTCGGCCGATGCGCGCCTGCTGCACCCGGTGGACGTGGTGCTGGACTACGAAAAAACCATCTACGACGAACTCGACCTGCTGCGCGAAGCGGCCAACGCCAGCCAGCTCAAGCGCAACTTCGAAGGCTCGCCGTTGCTGTATGTGCCGCAAGTCTATTGGGACTGGTGCCGCCCGAAAGTGCTGGTGATGGAGCGCATCTATGGCGTGCAGGTCACCGACCTCGCGACCCTGGCCGACCAGCGCACCAACATGAAAATGCTCGCCGAGCGCGGTGTGGAAATCTTCTTCACCCAGGTGTTCCGCGACAGCTTCTTCCACGCCGACATGCACCCCGGCAATATCTTCGTCAGCACCGTGAACCCGTGGAGCCCGCAGTACATTGCGATCGACTGCGGCATCGTCGGCAGCCTGACCCCCGAAGACCAGGACTACCTGGCGCGCAATCTGTTCGCCTTCTTCAAGCGTGACTACCGCCGCGTGGCGCAGTTGCACATCGATTCGGGCTGGGTGCCGGCAGAAACCAAACTCAACGAATTCGAAGCGGCGATCCGCACCGTGTGCGAACCGATCTTTGAAAAACCGTTAAAAGATATTTCCTTCGGTCAGGTGCTGATGCGTCTGTTCCAGACGGCGCGGCGCTTCAATATGGAAGTGCAGCCACAATTAGTACTGTTGCAAAAGACCCTGCTGAACATCGAAGGCCTGGGCCGCCAGCTCTACCCGGACCTCGACCTGTGGAACACCGCCCAGCCATTCCTTGAGCGCTGGATGCGTGAACGCGTCAGCCCGAAAACCCTGCTGGGCAACCTGCAGAGCCAGGTCGAGCAACTGCCGCACCTGGCCAACATGACCCGCGACCTGCTGGAGCGCATGTCCCAGCCCCATGCCAAGGACCCCGCGCCGCCATGGCACAAGCGCAAGGACGACTGGTTCCTGCGCCTGCTGGGCGCCGCGCACCTGGTGGGCGGCACGATACTGGCCGCCGGCGGGCCGCTGAATGAACTGGGCCATTGGCCGGCTGGCATTATGGTCGCCGTGGGCGTGTATCTGATCGTGCGTCGATAG
- the hisI gene encoding phosphoribosyl-AMP cyclohydrolase: MKDWLDEIKWDSDGLVPAIAQDYKTGRVLMMAWMNREALSLTAAENRAIYWSRSRGKLWRKGEESGHVQTLHEMRIDCDADVVILKVEQIGDIACHTGRHSCFYRVFENGEWKTVEPVLKDPHAIYSAGH, encoded by the coding sequence ATGAAAGACTGGCTGGACGAGATCAAGTGGGACAGTGACGGCCTGGTGCCGGCCATTGCCCAGGACTACAAGACCGGGCGCGTGCTGATGATGGCCTGGATGAACCGCGAGGCCCTGAGCCTGACAGCCGCCGAGAACCGCGCCATTTACTGGTCACGTTCCCGTGGCAAACTGTGGCGCAAGGGCGAAGAGTCCGGGCACGTGCAAACCCTGCATGAGATGCGCATCGACTGCGACGCCGATGTGGTCATCCTCAAGGTCGAACAGATCGGCGATATCGCCTGTCACACCGGCCGTCACAGCTGCTTCTACCGCGTGTTCGAAAACGGCGAGTGGAAGACCGTCGAGCCCGTGCTCAAAGACCCGCACGCCATTTACTCGGCAGGACACTGA
- a CDS encoding phosphoribosyl-ATP diphosphatase: MSDTLNRVAQVLEDRKGADADSSYVASLYHKGLNKILEKLGEESVETIIAAKDAQISGDCSDVIYETADLWFHSLVMLAQLGQHPQAVLDELDRRFGLSGHAEKASRPSA, from the coding sequence ATGAGCGATACCCTCAACCGCGTGGCCCAGGTGCTGGAAGACCGCAAAGGCGCGGACGCCGACAGCTCCTATGTCGCCAGCCTGTACCACAAGGGTCTGAACAAGATTCTGGAAAAACTCGGCGAAGAATCCGTCGAGACGATTATTGCTGCCAAGGACGCGCAAATCAGCGGCGACTGCAGCGACGTGATCTACGAAACTGCCGACTTGTGGTTCCACAGTCTGGTCATGCTCGCCCAACTGGGGCAGCATCCACAGGCAGTGCTTGATGAACTGGACCGTCGCTTCGGCTTGTCCGGGCATGCCGAAAAGGCCTCGCGCCCGTCCGCCTGA